The Tolypothrix sp. PCC 7712 region TTTGAGTCTATTAATAGTAGATTTAGTTGTACCAGGCGTTAATATTGCTAATTTCCCTGCCGCAATAATTGCAGCATTAGTGATTGGTTTGATTAATGGCTCAGTTAAGCCAGTACTTTCTACCTTATCTATGCCGCTTAATTTCTTAAGCTTTGGTGCTTTTTCGCTGGTAGTTAACGGCATTTGTTTCGCTATAGCAGCAGCCTTAGTTCCTGGTTTTTCTGCTCACGGAATTCTCGCTTTTATTTTGGGGCCAGTAATTCTCTCTTTTGCTAACACCTTCATTAACAACTACTTTGCAGAAAAGAACCTGGCTTTAGGTAGTGGAAATGCAAATAACAAGGGAGAATTACCCTCCAGCTAATAAGCAGTTATGGTAGAGATACTACTGCTCTCATGCTTCGCTATCAATTAGCAGTCGTCGAATTAATTTAATTCCGTAAGTAGATTTAATAATTCGGTGACAATCATACAAACGCAAGTACCCACATCAATCATTAGAATCAAATCCATGAAATTAACACGCTTACTTCTTGGTCTGTTGTTACCCCCCGTAGGAGTTTTTCTAGAAGTTGGTATTGGCCCAACTCTGATCATTAACATCTTGCTCACATTGTTAGGTTGGCTTCCCGGTAGTATTCATGCAGTTTGGGTAATTGCCAAGCATGAGGAGCAATTAAACAGACAGGATGGCATCTACTAACACTGCTAAATTGGTAATGAGTATTAACTAATTCTCGACAAGTAATTACCATTACCAATTTACATATCCATTATTCAAAATGACACTGGTTAAATTAATTTTGTAGTTAAACACAATTCAGCCAGAAATAAAAGCTCCTATTTAGAACAGTCATCAATTCCCAAATAAAAGCCTTTTTAAATTGTGACTTTTAATTTTTGATTTTCGGGCTACGGTATCAGGGTTTCATCGAATTTCTCCTCTCAATCAAAGTAATATTAGGGTGGCATTTCTCCACCCTAATTTTCTGTTTTAAATAATTTCAATTAAACAAAAGTTGTCACCCAAACCCCCAATTTTTTGAAAAATCCGGGGTTATAAATCTTGCTAGAGTGCAATTATATATAGGGTGCGTTAGCCTTGGCGTAACCCACCGGACATAGCTTATACCATTTGGGAAAAAAAACGCGAAAGATAGGTAGGGGCACGGCACCAGTAAGATATTTGATATGCCAAAAGATTGCGGATGCCGTGCCCTTACAAAGAATTTATCTGTCGCAAACATTATTTGAATTGGTATTAGATAATGCAGTGCATTACTGAAAATTTTTCTACACATAAAACAATATCCCCAACTTATTTAATCAGCCAGGGATATATATCTATGATGGAAAATAAGCAAAGGTATTAAGCAGGGGGAAGTTTGTGCTTATCAGCAGTATTATCTTTGTCCTTAAATAATTCTGCCGCCGCTAATAGCAACTCTCTTAAAGCCTGTTTTAGCTGACGTTCCTTTTTCGCGATCGCACTTCCAGCTTCACCCAGTTTATCATCGAGCTGCGATCGCTTCTGTTCAACTTGAGTAGCGATGTTTTCGGCTTGGGGACGAGCTTGATTATACCAATGCTTTGCGTCTTCCAAGTAATCTTTAACTTCTTCTGAACGTCCGCCGTAGCGCGCAGCTAAATTAGCTCTCACAATAGCTAGTTGTGCTTGCAGTTGAGCATAGCGCTTCTTGAGCAAAGCTGCTTCTTCACTATCTTTAATCCCATCAATGACAGAATCAAGCACAGTCTTTGTGGAAGTAGAAGTTTCCTTACCAGTCTCTTCAATCTCAGCCAAAATTACATCAACATCTTTTTGGAGTTGTTCTTCTTCACTATCTAGTTGAGACTGTAGCTTTTTAATTTCTGTCTGAGTTTTAGCGATGTTTTCATGTCGGTGGCTATTCACACCTTCCAATACACCTTCAATAGAAGCTGTTACTTCTTCTTTGATTTCGCTACCTCTTTCTTGGAAAGTTTCAATGACAGCCGAAAGTGCATCTTTCACAATAGTACGCAGTTCTATAGAACCCGTCTTAAATTCAGAACTGACTTGAGATACTGCGGCTTTCACAATTTCTCTAATGCGATCGCTTCTTAGCTGTCCAGTTTCTTTAGCTTGTTGCAAGTCTGCTTGAATTTTCTCTTTGATATTACTAGCCATTTTCAACTCTGGGTATTTAGGTAATTTGGATAAAATTTTCTAGATATCATCCTCTATTCACATTATGGTGTAGCCTTTTGGAGTCGGGCACTTCCTTTAGACAGAAAATGACTGGATTTTTCACAAATTCCCTTTTGTGAGATGATGAATATTTGTTGATACGCAAATAAAGCTCTTATGTGGAAAGTAAATATCACTTGTTCTGGTCAAGCATGGAAAATCTATGGTAGTGAATTTAAAGCACTAGCAGATAAATATTCCGGTAATTGCATTACTTCTAAAAAAATGCCAGATGGTCAGCGAATTATGGTATACAAAATTGAGGATGTGAGTGACGCTGAGTCTTTTGTGGAAGAATGTCAGCAGTTTGTTGGCTTTACTTCAGATTTTGAATCTTTATAAAATGCCAGTTGATATAAGTAAAAAATGATGTTGATTATATGAAAAAGCAATTAAACAAACTCATAAAGTTGCTATTGATTACTTGTTTAAGCTTGACAAGTATTTTCACATCTTCTGCTCATGCAGCAGATTTAGTTAATGGCGCACAAATATTCGAGGTTCATTGTGTGGGCTGTCATATTAACGGTGGTAATATTGTCAGGCGTGGTAAGACCTTAAAGAAAAAAGCTCTCAAGAAATATGGTATGGATTCTCTAGAGGCAATATCATCCATTGTCACCAATGGTAAAAATAATATGTCAGCTTATAAAGACCGCCTCACTGCAGAGCAAATACAAGATGTTGCGGCTTATGTTTTAGAGCAATCTGCAAAAGACTGGCGTTAATTTATAATTCATCCTTCCCAAGTGACCTAAGAAAATAAGGATACAATCCCGTAAATTCATTTAGAAAAAACCGTGAACCAACATTAATTAAAACCCCAGATTTATCCGTAATGTCTTTAATTTTGAATTTAGAATTCGGAGCGAAGCAACGTGACTCTACCAACAACAAGCTATCTGCAATTCACCCCAGATTTAAATATCTGCCGTATCTTAAATGGAATGTGGCAAGTTTCTGGTGGACATGGACGCATAAATCCCAAATTCGCAATTGCAACTATGTTCAAATATGTAGATGCAGGCTTTACTACCTGGGATTTAGCAGACCATTATGGCCCCGCCGAAGATTTAATTGGGGAATTCCGCCGTCAAATTATTGCTACTCGTGGTCAAGAAGCTTTAGCTAATATCCAAGCCTTTACAAAGTGGGTGCCTCGCCCTGGTAAAATGACCAAAAAAATCGTCGAGGACAATATTAATATTTCCCTCCGCCGGATGGATGTGGAGTCATTAGATTTAATGCAGTTCCATTGGTGGGAATATCAAGATAAAAACTACCTCGATGCGCTCAAATATATGGCAGAATTGCAAACTGAGGGCAAAATTAAGCATTTAGCTTTAACTAACTTTGATACTGAACATCTGCAAATTATTGTGGAAGCAGGAATCAAAATAGTTTCTAACCAAGTGCAATTTTCTTTAGTTGACCGTCGTCCAGAAGTAAATATGATCGAGTTTTGTCAACAGCACGATATCAAATTATTTACTTACGGCACAGTTTGTGGTGGCTTGCTCTCAGAAAAGCATTTAGGTAAACCAGAACCCCGAGGATTTGATCTAACCACAGTTAGCTTGAAAAAATATAAAAATATGATTGATGCTTGGGGTGGTTGGCAATTATTTCAAGAGTTGCTTACGACTCTCAAATCTATTGCTGATAAACACAAAGTCAGTATTTCTAATGTGGCAGTACGCTATATCTTAGATAAG contains the following coding sequences:
- a CDS encoding phage holin family protein is translated as MLGPFLTAIATALSLLIVDLVVPGVNIANFPAAIIAALVIGLINGSVKPVLSTLSMPLNFLSFGAFSLVVNGICFAIAAALVPGFSAHGILAFILGPVILSFANTFINNYFAEKNLALGSGNANNKGELPSS
- a CDS encoding YqaE/Pmp3 family membrane protein, translated to MKLTRLLLGLLLPPVGVFLEVGIGPTLIINILLTLLGWLPGSIHAVWVIAKHEEQLNRQDGIY
- the petJ gene encoding cytochrome c6 PetJ, whose amino-acid sequence is MKKQLNKLIKLLLITCLSLTSIFTSSAHAADLVNGAQIFEVHCVGCHINGGNIVRRGKTLKKKALKKYGMDSLEAISSIVTNGKNNMSAYKDRLTAEQIQDVAAYVLEQSAKDWR
- a CDS encoding aldo/keto reductase, coding for MTLPTTSYLQFTPDLNICRILNGMWQVSGGHGRINPKFAIATMFKYVDAGFTTWDLADHYGPAEDLIGEFRRQIIATRGQEALANIQAFTKWVPRPGKMTKKIVEDNINISLRRMDVESLDLMQFHWWEYQDKNYLDALKYMAELQTEGKIKHLALTNFDTEHLQIIVEAGIKIVSNQVQFSLVDRRPEVNMIEFCQQHDIKLFTYGTVCGGLLSEKHLGKPEPRGFDLTTVSLKKYKNMIDAWGGWQLFQELLTTLKSIADKHKVSISNVAVRYILDKPSVGGVIVGARLGISEHIEDNAKIFSFNLDEEDLNKIDTVSRQSRDLYQLIGDCGDEYRR